One genomic window of Vicugna pacos chromosome 18, VicPac4, whole genome shotgun sequence includes the following:
- the PALB2 gene encoding partner and localizer of BRCA2 isoform X6, translating to MEEPPGKPLSCEEKEKLKEKLAFLKREYSKTLARLQRAQRAEKIKNFVKRTVEEHDSFIQQEVSTQLNHSEPKNNVSPCDSLQSNTNVDEETGEKTSITLDFETESCSPGRSPVEGLCIQRSDDTQEHLPCRVDGPDDFQLPDEDFGPLKLEKLKSGSEKPIEPFGSKICGEGHLKERCCIAVEELAPKPTNIEKEDLEEELIFLPGKAHPKMPVKSQPQEKGLSSSILLFTPLNTVESDDNDRATADVCSPAFPILGTTPAFGSPARCEKMSAEVVGHTCSAPQLSHLKATVSLSSDHKQCSSWTSPPKLDSSLHVAGRKGWPSCDQDSGPQATPLPTPSLTYKENQPSENSCQETWKHSIEQIEIADIPACDNLNPGTLQLVSKLKDPSGSCSVDVSAMWWDTAGFKEPCIITACEYVVSLWKPLDAWQWEKIYSWHFVEVPVLQIILMPDVCNLVCVALGNLEIREIRALLCSSDGKSGKQVLLSSGNIKTVLGLTKRRLVSSSGTLCDQQVEIMTFAEDGGSKEKQFLMPPEETILTFAEVQGMQEALLGTTVMNNMVIWNLRTGQLLKKIHIGDSYQASVCHRAYSEMGLLFVVLSHPCAKESELLGSPVFQLIVINPKTTLSVGVMLYCLPQGQAGRFLEGDVKDHFAAAVLTSGTIAIWDLLLGHCTALLPPVSDQNWSFVKWSGTDSHLLAGQKDGNIFVYRY from the exons ATGGAAGAGCCTCCCGGGAAGCCCCTCAGCtgtgaggagaaagaaaag ttgAAGGAAAAATTAGCATTCTTGAAAAGAGAATACAGCAAGACCCTGGCCCGCCTTCAG CGTGCTCAAAGAGCTGAGAAGATTAAGAATTTTGTTAAGAGAACAGTGGAAGAACACGATTCCTTCATCCAGCAGGAAGTTTCAACACAGCTAAACCACTCAG aACCTAAAAATAATGTATCTCCTTGTGACTCATTacaaagcaacactaatgttgatgAAGAAACTGGAGAAAAGACATCTATCACACTTGACTTTGAGACTGAGTCCTGCAGCCCTGGACGTAGCCCAGTGGAAGGATTATGCATACAAAGATCAGATGATACCCAAGAACATTTGCCCTGCAGGGTTGATGGCCCCGATG ACTTTCAATTACCTGATGAAGACTTTGGCCCTCTTAAGCTTGAAAAACTGAAGTCCGGCTCCGAAAAGCCGATTGAGCCTTTTGGGTCGAAAATATGTGGAGAGGGGCATCTTAAAGAGAGATGTTGTATTGCTGTGGAGGAACTGGCTCCTAAACCAACCAATATAGAAAAGGAAGACTTGGAAGAGGAACTGATTTTTCTACCAGGAAAAGCACATCCTAAAATGCCAGTAAAAAGCCAGCCTCAGGAGAAGGgcctttcttcatccattttacTTTTCACTCCTTTAAATACTGTTGAATCTGATGATAATGACAGAGCAACGGCAGATGTGTGTTCACCTGCTTTCCCCATCTTGGGCACTACTCCAGCTTTTGGCTCTCCAGCCCGATGTGAAAAGATGTCTGCAGAGGTGGTTGGACACACTTGCTCAGCACCCCAGCTTTCTCACTTAAAAGCCACAGTCAGCCTCTCTAGCGATCATAAGCAATGCAGCAGTTGGACCAGCCCACCAAAATTAGACAGCAGCCTGCATGTGGCCGGAAGGAAAGGATGGCCTTCCTGCGACCAGGATTCTGGTCCCCAAGCAACACCTCTACCCACTCCGTCACTCACCTACAAAGAAAATCAGCCAAGTGAAAATTCGTGTCAGGAAACCTGGAAACATTCCATCGAACAG ATTGAAATAGCAGACATCCCTGCTTGTGACAACTTAAACCCAGGCACTCTACAATTGGTTTCAAAGTTAAAG GATCCTTCAGGTTCCTGCTCTGTGGACGTGAGTGCCATGTGGTGGGACACAGCTGGTTTCAAAGAGCCATGTATCATAACCGCCTGTGAATATGTAGTTTCTCTTTGGAAACCTCTGGATGCTTGGCAGTGGGAAAAAATTTATTCCTGGCACTTTGTAGAG gTTCCAGTACTGCAGATAATTCTAATGCCTGATGTTTGTAATCTTGTGTGTGTGGCTTTGGGAAATTTGGAAATCAGAGAAATCAG GGCATTACTTTGTTCCTCAGATGGTAAAAGTGGAAAGCAAGTACTACTGAGCTCTGGAAATATAAAAACTGTGCTTGGCCTGACAAAAAGGAGGCTAGTCAGTAGCAGTGGGACCCTTTGTGATCAGCAGGTAGAAATCATGACGTTTGCAGAAGATGGAGG aagcaaagaaaaacagtttttGATGCCCCCTGAAGAGACTATACTGACTTTTGCTGAGGTTCAAGGGATGCAGGAAGCTCTGCTGGGTACCACTGTAATGAACAACATGGTTATTTG GAATTTAAGAACTGGTCAGCTCCTGAAGAAGATACACATTGGTGACTCCTACCAAGCTTCAGTCTGTCACAGAGCCTATTCTGAAATG GGGCTCCTGTTTGTTGTTCTGAGTCATCCTTGTGCCAAAGAGAGCGAGCTGTTGGGCAGCCCCGTGTTTCAGCTGATTGTGATTAACCCAAAGACGACCCTGAGTGTGGGCGTGATGCTCTACTGTCTTCCTCAAGGGCAGGCTGGAAG GTTCCTGGAAGGTGACGTGAAAGATCATTTTGCCGCAGCAGTACTTACTTCTGGAACAATTGCCATTTGGGACTTACTTCTGGGTCATTGCACTGCTCTCCTTCCCCCTGTCTCTGACCAAAATTGGTCCTTTGTTAAATGGTCAGGTACAGATTCTCATTTGCTAGCTGGACAAAAAGATGGAAATATATTTGTGTACCGCTACTAA
- the PALB2 gene encoding partner and localizer of BRCA2 isoform X2 — MEEPPGKPLSCEEKEKLKEKLAFLKREYSKTLARLQRAQRAEKIKNFVKRTVEEHDSFIQQEVSTQLNHSEPKNNVSPCDSLQSNTNVDEETGEKTSITLDFETESCSPGRSPVEGLCIQRSDDTQEHLPCRVDGPDGKKSQSKLLGRRKTQERTFISLERESFFDTDSLILSRKRLKEQEEINRENPRTPVAEIRTYLSSPKSDIPDSPAPVSETNVGSVLLLPNAKLQKDADTLLSGDNFPGATTLPLHSPSDSGRGQHLEDKPPKSNRELTTHGLKNISLASSLEAQSKNMIVFTDNPEVNKTVSASGQLPRSPDSEADNSYSVNELTYDNLLVNENQNLKEQDHPEMSFKSPNNVLDGRNQSLLENEVLGQSKRLSLEVISSVSTENQTQSCTMLEGLLFPAEYYVRTTRRMSSCQRKVALEAVIHSHLGVRKKGFKNKQSAKKLNLANEETNQCEIKMSNTYTEQPSSRSPQKLLSLTKVSCPTGPTKTVTQTSGRKRRGKRKSVCTPVLDHHELPLPTSFTSGVNRSQEEVALHKDQNEKAIFLEKRVKDFQLPDEDFGPLKLEKLKSGSEKPIEPFGSKICGEGHLKERCCIAVEELAPKPTNIEKEDLEEELIFLPGKAHPKMPVKSQPQEKGLSSSILLFTPLNTVESDDNDRATADVCSPAFPILGTTPAFGSPARCEKMSAEVVGHTCSAPQLSHLKATVSLSSDHKQCSSWTSPPKLDSSLHVAGRKGWPSCDQDSGPQATPLPTPSLTYKENQPSENSCQETWKHSIEQIEIADIPACDNLNPGTLQLVSKLKDPSGSCSVDVSAMWWDTAGFKEPCIITACEYVVSLWKPLDAWQWEKIYSWHFVEVPVLQIILMPDVCNLVCVALGNLEIREIRALLCSSDGKSGKQVLLSSGNIKTVLGLTKRRLVSSSGTLCDQQVEIMTFAEDGGSKEKQFLMPPEETILTFAEVQGMQEALLGTTVMNNMVIWNLRTGQLLKKIHIGDSYQASVCHRAYSEMGLLFVVLSHPCAKESELLGSPVFQLIVINPKTTLSVGVMLYCLPQGQAGRFLEGDVKDHFAAAVLTSGTIAIWDLLLGHCTALLPPVSDQNWSFVKWSGTDSHLLAGQKDGNIFVYRY; from the exons ATGGAAGAGCCTCCCGGGAAGCCCCTCAGCtgtgaggagaaagaaaag ttgAAGGAAAAATTAGCATTCTTGAAAAGAGAATACAGCAAGACCCTGGCCCGCCTTCAG CGTGCTCAAAGAGCTGAGAAGATTAAGAATTTTGTTAAGAGAACAGTGGAAGAACACGATTCCTTCATCCAGCAGGAAGTTTCAACACAGCTAAACCACTCAG aACCTAAAAATAATGTATCTCCTTGTGACTCATTacaaagcaacactaatgttgatgAAGAAACTGGAGAAAAGACATCTATCACACTTGACTTTGAGACTGAGTCCTGCAGCCCTGGACGTAGCCCAGTGGAAGGATTATGCATACAAAGATCAGATGATACCCAAGAACATTTGCCCTGCAGGGTTGATGGCCCCGATGGTAAGAAAAGTCAGAGTAAACTGCTTGGTAGAAGAAAGACACAGGAGAGAACATTTATTTCACTGGAGAGAGAATCTTTCTTTGACACTGATTCGCTCATACTCTCTAGAAAAAGACTAAAGGAGCAGGaagaaatcaatagagaaaacCCTAGGACACCTGTCGCTGAAATAAGAACTTACCTTTCAAGTCCTAAGTCTGACATTCCTGATTCTCCAGCACCAGTTTCAGAAACTAATGTAGGGAGTGTGTTACTTTTGCCGAATGCCAAACTGCAGAAAGATGCGGATACACTCTTAAGTGGAGATAATTTCCCCGGGGCGACTACACTTCCTTTGCATAGTCCATCAGACAGCGGTAGGGGTCAGCACCTCGAAGATAAGCCTCCTAAAAGTAACCGTGAACTGACTACTCATGGTTTAAAAAACATCAGCCTTGCTTCAAGCTTAGAGGCACAAAGCAAAAATATGATTGTGTTTACAGATAACCCAGAGGTGAACAAAACTGTAAGTGCAAGTGGTCAGCTGCCCAGGAGTCCTGACTCAGAGGCAGATAACTCATACTCTGTAAATGAACTCACGTACGATAACTTATTGGTGAATGAAAACCAAAACTTAAAAGAACAAGATCACCCAGAGATGTCTTTTAAATCTCCTAATAATGTTCTTGATGGTAGAAATCAAAGTcttctggaaaatgaagttctagGTCAATCAAAGCGTCTTAGCCTAGAAgtaatttcttctgtttctacTGAAAATCAAACACAGTCTTGCACGATGCTTGAAGGCCTTCTCTTTCCAGCAGAATATTATGTCAGAACAACACGACGCATGTCCAGCTGCCAGAGGAAAGTAGCACTGGAGGCGGTAATTCACAGTCATTTGGGTGtcagaaaaaaaggttttaaaaataagcaatctGCTAAAAAGTTAAACCTCGCCAATGAAGAAACTAACCAATGTGAAATTAAGATGTCCAACACATACACAGAACAACCAAGTTCAAGAAGTCCTCAGAAACTTCTCTCATTAACTAAAGTCAGCTGTCCCACTGGCCCCACTAAGACGGTTACCCAGACATCTGGTAGAAAACgcagaggaaaaagaaagtcaGTCTGCACCCCTGTGTTAGATCATCATGAGCTACCTTTGCCAACTTCTTTCACATCAGGTGTTAATAGGTCCCAGGAAGAAGTTGCCTTGCACAAAGATCAGAATGAAAAAGCAATTTTTCTTGAGAAGAGAGTCAAAG ACTTTCAATTACCTGATGAAGACTTTGGCCCTCTTAAGCTTGAAAAACTGAAGTCCGGCTCCGAAAAGCCGATTGAGCCTTTTGGGTCGAAAATATGTGGAGAGGGGCATCTTAAAGAGAGATGTTGTATTGCTGTGGAGGAACTGGCTCCTAAACCAACCAATATAGAAAAGGAAGACTTGGAAGAGGAACTGATTTTTCTACCAGGAAAAGCACATCCTAAAATGCCAGTAAAAAGCCAGCCTCAGGAGAAGGgcctttcttcatccattttacTTTTCACTCCTTTAAATACTGTTGAATCTGATGATAATGACAGAGCAACGGCAGATGTGTGTTCACCTGCTTTCCCCATCTTGGGCACTACTCCAGCTTTTGGCTCTCCAGCCCGATGTGAAAAGATGTCTGCAGAGGTGGTTGGACACACTTGCTCAGCACCCCAGCTTTCTCACTTAAAAGCCACAGTCAGCCTCTCTAGCGATCATAAGCAATGCAGCAGTTGGACCAGCCCACCAAAATTAGACAGCAGCCTGCATGTGGCCGGAAGGAAAGGATGGCCTTCCTGCGACCAGGATTCTGGTCCCCAAGCAACACCTCTACCCACTCCGTCACTCACCTACAAAGAAAATCAGCCAAGTGAAAATTCGTGTCAGGAAACCTGGAAACATTCCATCGAACAG ATTGAAATAGCAGACATCCCTGCTTGTGACAACTTAAACCCAGGCACTCTACAATTGGTTTCAAAGTTAAAG GATCCTTCAGGTTCCTGCTCTGTGGACGTGAGTGCCATGTGGTGGGACACAGCTGGTTTCAAAGAGCCATGTATCATAACCGCCTGTGAATATGTAGTTTCTCTTTGGAAACCTCTGGATGCTTGGCAGTGGGAAAAAATTTATTCCTGGCACTTTGTAGAG gTTCCAGTACTGCAGATAATTCTAATGCCTGATGTTTGTAATCTTGTGTGTGTGGCTTTGGGAAATTTGGAAATCAGAGAAATCAG GGCATTACTTTGTTCCTCAGATGGTAAAAGTGGAAAGCAAGTACTACTGAGCTCTGGAAATATAAAAACTGTGCTTGGCCTGACAAAAAGGAGGCTAGTCAGTAGCAGTGGGACCCTTTGTGATCAGCAGGTAGAAATCATGACGTTTGCAGAAGATGGAGG aagcaaagaaaaacagtttttGATGCCCCCTGAAGAGACTATACTGACTTTTGCTGAGGTTCAAGGGATGCAGGAAGCTCTGCTGGGTACCACTGTAATGAACAACATGGTTATTTG GAATTTAAGAACTGGTCAGCTCCTGAAGAAGATACACATTGGTGACTCCTACCAAGCTTCAGTCTGTCACAGAGCCTATTCTGAAATG GGGCTCCTGTTTGTTGTTCTGAGTCATCCTTGTGCCAAAGAGAGCGAGCTGTTGGGCAGCCCCGTGTTTCAGCTGATTGTGATTAACCCAAAGACGACCCTGAGTGTGGGCGTGATGCTCTACTGTCTTCCTCAAGGGCAGGCTGGAAG GTTCCTGGAAGGTGACGTGAAAGATCATTTTGCCGCAGCAGTACTTACTTCTGGAACAATTGCCATTTGGGACTTACTTCTGGGTCATTGCACTGCTCTCCTTCCCCCTGTCTCTGACCAAAATTGGTCCTTTGTTAAATGGTCAGGTACAGATTCTCATTTGCTAGCTGGACAAAAAGATGGAAATATATTTGTGTACCGCTACTAA
- the PALB2 gene encoding partner and localizer of BRCA2 isoform X1, whose amino-acid sequence MEEPPGKPLSCEEKEKLKEKLAFLKREYSKTLARLQRAQRAEKIKNFVKRTVEEHDSFIQQEVSTQLNHSEPKNNVSPCDSLQSNTNVDEETGEKTSITLDFETESCSPGRSPVEGLCIQRSDDTQEHLPCRVDGPDGKKSQSKLLGRRKTQERTFISLERESFFDTDSLILSRKRLKEQEEINRENPRTPVAEIRTYLSSPKSDIPDSPAPVSETNVGSVLLLPNAKLQKDADTLLSGDNFPGATTLPLHSPSDSGRGQHLEDKPPKSNRELTTHGLKNISLASSLEAQSKNMIVFTDNPEVNKTVSASGQLPRSPDSEADNSYSVNELTYDNLLVNENQNLKEQDHPEMSFKSPNNVLDGRNQSLLENEVLGQSKRLSLEVISSVSTENQTQSCTMLEGLLFPAEYYVRTTRRMSSCQRKVALEAVIHSHLGVRKKGFKNKQSAKKLNLANEETNQCEIKMSNTYTEQPSSRSPQKLLSLTKVSCPTGPTKTVTQTSGRKRRGKRKSVCTPVLDHHELPLPTSFTSGVNRSQEEVALHKDQNEKAIFLEKRVKGKEGHCQKEDSLFYNNYAYLSLDDVAFSAPFHKNDMLSLKHLSPFLKTIDFQLPDEDFGPLKLEKLKSGSEKPIEPFGSKICGEGHLKERCCIAVEELAPKPTNIEKEDLEEELIFLPGKAHPKMPVKSQPQEKGLSSSILLFTPLNTVESDDNDRATADVCSPAFPILGTTPAFGSPARCEKMSAEVVGHTCSAPQLSHLKATVSLSSDHKQCSSWTSPPKLDSSLHVAGRKGWPSCDQDSGPQATPLPTPSLTYKENQPSENSCQETWKHSIEQIEIADIPACDNLNPGTLQLVSKLKDPSGSCSVDVSAMWWDTAGFKEPCIITACEYVVSLWKPLDAWQWEKIYSWHFVEVPVLQIILMPDVCNLVCVALGNLEIREIRALLCSSDGKSGKQVLLSSGNIKTVLGLTKRRLVSSSGTLCDQQVEIMTFAEDGGSKEKQFLMPPEETILTFAEVQGMQEALLGTTVMNNMVIWNLRTGQLLKKIHIGDSYQASVCHRAYSEMGLLFVVLSHPCAKESELLGSPVFQLIVINPKTTLSVGVMLYCLPQGQAGRFLEGDVKDHFAAAVLTSGTIAIWDLLLGHCTALLPPVSDQNWSFVKWSGTDSHLLAGQKDGNIFVYRY is encoded by the exons ATGGAAGAGCCTCCCGGGAAGCCCCTCAGCtgtgaggagaaagaaaag ttgAAGGAAAAATTAGCATTCTTGAAAAGAGAATACAGCAAGACCCTGGCCCGCCTTCAG CGTGCTCAAAGAGCTGAGAAGATTAAGAATTTTGTTAAGAGAACAGTGGAAGAACACGATTCCTTCATCCAGCAGGAAGTTTCAACACAGCTAAACCACTCAG aACCTAAAAATAATGTATCTCCTTGTGACTCATTacaaagcaacactaatgttgatgAAGAAACTGGAGAAAAGACATCTATCACACTTGACTTTGAGACTGAGTCCTGCAGCCCTGGACGTAGCCCAGTGGAAGGATTATGCATACAAAGATCAGATGATACCCAAGAACATTTGCCCTGCAGGGTTGATGGCCCCGATGGTAAGAAAAGTCAGAGTAAACTGCTTGGTAGAAGAAAGACACAGGAGAGAACATTTATTTCACTGGAGAGAGAATCTTTCTTTGACACTGATTCGCTCATACTCTCTAGAAAAAGACTAAAGGAGCAGGaagaaatcaatagagaaaacCCTAGGACACCTGTCGCTGAAATAAGAACTTACCTTTCAAGTCCTAAGTCTGACATTCCTGATTCTCCAGCACCAGTTTCAGAAACTAATGTAGGGAGTGTGTTACTTTTGCCGAATGCCAAACTGCAGAAAGATGCGGATACACTCTTAAGTGGAGATAATTTCCCCGGGGCGACTACACTTCCTTTGCATAGTCCATCAGACAGCGGTAGGGGTCAGCACCTCGAAGATAAGCCTCCTAAAAGTAACCGTGAACTGACTACTCATGGTTTAAAAAACATCAGCCTTGCTTCAAGCTTAGAGGCACAAAGCAAAAATATGATTGTGTTTACAGATAACCCAGAGGTGAACAAAACTGTAAGTGCAAGTGGTCAGCTGCCCAGGAGTCCTGACTCAGAGGCAGATAACTCATACTCTGTAAATGAACTCACGTACGATAACTTATTGGTGAATGAAAACCAAAACTTAAAAGAACAAGATCACCCAGAGATGTCTTTTAAATCTCCTAATAATGTTCTTGATGGTAGAAATCAAAGTcttctggaaaatgaagttctagGTCAATCAAAGCGTCTTAGCCTAGAAgtaatttcttctgtttctacTGAAAATCAAACACAGTCTTGCACGATGCTTGAAGGCCTTCTCTTTCCAGCAGAATATTATGTCAGAACAACACGACGCATGTCCAGCTGCCAGAGGAAAGTAGCACTGGAGGCGGTAATTCACAGTCATTTGGGTGtcagaaaaaaaggttttaaaaataagcaatctGCTAAAAAGTTAAACCTCGCCAATGAAGAAACTAACCAATGTGAAATTAAGATGTCCAACACATACACAGAACAACCAAGTTCAAGAAGTCCTCAGAAACTTCTCTCATTAACTAAAGTCAGCTGTCCCACTGGCCCCACTAAGACGGTTACCCAGACATCTGGTAGAAAACgcagaggaaaaagaaagtcaGTCTGCACCCCTGTGTTAGATCATCATGAGCTACCTTTGCCAACTTCTTTCACATCAGGTGTTAATAGGTCCCAGGAAGAAGTTGCCTTGCACAAAGATCAGAATGAAAAAGCAATTTTTCTTGAGAAGAGAGTCAAAG ggaaggaaggtcactGTCAAAAAGAGGACTCGCTTTTTTACAATAATTATGCTTATTTATCTTTGGATGATGTTGCTTTCAGTGCTCCATTTCATAAGAATGACATGCTCAGTTTAAAGCACCTGTCACCTTTTCTCAAAACCATAGACTTTCAATTACCTGATGAAGACTTTGGCCCTCTTAAGCTTGAAAAACTGAAGTCCGGCTCCGAAAAGCCGATTGAGCCTTTTGGGTCGAAAATATGTGGAGAGGGGCATCTTAAAGAGAGATGTTGTATTGCTGTGGAGGAACTGGCTCCTAAACCAACCAATATAGAAAAGGAAGACTTGGAAGAGGAACTGATTTTTCTACCAGGAAAAGCACATCCTAAAATGCCAGTAAAAAGCCAGCCTCAGGAGAAGGgcctttcttcatccattttacTTTTCACTCCTTTAAATACTGTTGAATCTGATGATAATGACAGAGCAACGGCAGATGTGTGTTCACCTGCTTTCCCCATCTTGGGCACTACTCCAGCTTTTGGCTCTCCAGCCCGATGTGAAAAGATGTCTGCAGAGGTGGTTGGACACACTTGCTCAGCACCCCAGCTTTCTCACTTAAAAGCCACAGTCAGCCTCTCTAGCGATCATAAGCAATGCAGCAGTTGGACCAGCCCACCAAAATTAGACAGCAGCCTGCATGTGGCCGGAAGGAAAGGATGGCCTTCCTGCGACCAGGATTCTGGTCCCCAAGCAACACCTCTACCCACTCCGTCACTCACCTACAAAGAAAATCAGCCAAGTGAAAATTCGTGTCAGGAAACCTGGAAACATTCCATCGAACAG ATTGAAATAGCAGACATCCCTGCTTGTGACAACTTAAACCCAGGCACTCTACAATTGGTTTCAAAGTTAAAG GATCCTTCAGGTTCCTGCTCTGTGGACGTGAGTGCCATGTGGTGGGACACAGCTGGTTTCAAAGAGCCATGTATCATAACCGCCTGTGAATATGTAGTTTCTCTTTGGAAACCTCTGGATGCTTGGCAGTGGGAAAAAATTTATTCCTGGCACTTTGTAGAG gTTCCAGTACTGCAGATAATTCTAATGCCTGATGTTTGTAATCTTGTGTGTGTGGCTTTGGGAAATTTGGAAATCAGAGAAATCAG GGCATTACTTTGTTCCTCAGATGGTAAAAGTGGAAAGCAAGTACTACTGAGCTCTGGAAATATAAAAACTGTGCTTGGCCTGACAAAAAGGAGGCTAGTCAGTAGCAGTGGGACCCTTTGTGATCAGCAGGTAGAAATCATGACGTTTGCAGAAGATGGAGG aagcaaagaaaaacagtttttGATGCCCCCTGAAGAGACTATACTGACTTTTGCTGAGGTTCAAGGGATGCAGGAAGCTCTGCTGGGTACCACTGTAATGAACAACATGGTTATTTG GAATTTAAGAACTGGTCAGCTCCTGAAGAAGATACACATTGGTGACTCCTACCAAGCTTCAGTCTGTCACAGAGCCTATTCTGAAATG GGGCTCCTGTTTGTTGTTCTGAGTCATCCTTGTGCCAAAGAGAGCGAGCTGTTGGGCAGCCCCGTGTTTCAGCTGATTGTGATTAACCCAAAGACGACCCTGAGTGTGGGCGTGATGCTCTACTGTCTTCCTCAAGGGCAGGCTGGAAG GTTCCTGGAAGGTGACGTGAAAGATCATTTTGCCGCAGCAGTACTTACTTCTGGAACAATTGCCATTTGGGACTTACTTCTGGGTCATTGCACTGCTCTCCTTCCCCCTGTCTCTGACCAAAATTGGTCCTTTGTTAAATGGTCAGGTACAGATTCTCATTTGCTAGCTGGACAAAAAGATGGAAATATATTTGTGTACCGCTACTAA